One genomic window of Cydia fagiglandana chromosome 20, ilCydFagi1.1, whole genome shotgun sequence includes the following:
- the LOC134674738 gene encoding zinc finger protein 420-like, with product MSLETVLVKKEHGWDGDEARLSADDAVKSETQPLLEMQYAIESVYVKQESYDHQPPTINQQPPTINQQPPTTNRQPAPKVCEVAVKAELVCEEQHSGSNGLPPVIFEGDKTNTIKQPIAPSLSTAHEQPKKQMLPQGNAPQTKKPYSCNICHREFTLLSTLRTHQRTHTGEKPYTCVVCKKNFTQVTSMKRHELIHSGDKPHVCEICNRQFTQMSHFIRHKRIHTGEKPYSCDICHNRFTESGTLNKHKLTHTGEKPHSCKICNKEFTQLANLKMHEKTHSDIKDYSCEICHKKFRIMNHLRVHMVIHTGKKEYSCDICEKKFARIKYLKDHQKLHTKVDLYKCDICGKNYSQMGTLNRHKKIHQGGKPFSCEICGRRYTEKTTLLKHKLNTHL from the exons ATGTCACTAGAAACAGTATTAGTAAAGAAGGAGCATGGTTGGGACGGCGACGAGGCTCGACTGAGCGCAGACGATGCGGTGAAGAGCGAAACACAGCCACTACTAGAGA TGCAATATGCGATAGAATCAGTATATGTAAAGCAGGAGTCCTATGATCACCAACCACCAACTATCAACCAGCAACCACCAACTATCAACCAGCAACCACCAACTACCAACCGCCAACCAGCCCCAAAGGTCTGTGAGGTTGCGGTGAAGGCAGAGCTGGTGTGTGAAGAACAGCATTCTGGTTCCAATGGACTTCCTCCTG TCATATTTGAGGGAGACAAAACGAATACCATCAAGCAGCCGATCGCCCCATCCTTGTCTACAGCGCATGAGCAACCAAAGAAACAGATGTTACCACAAGGAAATGCACCACAAACAAAAAAACCCTATTCCTGCAATATCTGTCATAGAGAATTCACACTATTAAGTACTTTAAGGACGCATCAACGAACACATACCGGGGAGAAGCCGTACACCTGCGTAGTATGCAAAAAGAACTTTACACAAGTGACTTCTATGAAACGACATGAACTCATCCATAGCGGAGACAAGCCACACGTTTGTGAAATATGCAACAGGCAGTTCACGCAAATGAGtcattttattcgtcataaACGAATCCACACTGGAGAAAAACCATATTCTTGTGATATTTGTCATAACAGATTTACAGAATCTGGCACTTTGaataaacataaattaactcacACCGGAGAAAAGCCGCATTCATGTAAAATATGCAATAAGGAATTCACGCAATTGGCAAATTTAAAGATGCATGAAAAAACACATTCAGATATAAAAGATTATTCGTGCGAAATATGTCATAAAAAGTTTAGGATAATGAATCATTTACGGGTCCATATGGTAATCCATACAGGCAAAAAAGAATACTCATGTGATATATGTGAAAAGAAATTTGCtaggataaaatatttaaaggaCCATCAAAAACTTCACACGAAAGTAGACCTGTACAAATGTGACATATGTGGAAAAAACTACTCGCAAATGGGCACGTTGAATAGACATAAAAAAATTCATCAAGGTGGGAAACCATTCTCGTGCGAAATATGTGGCAGGCGGTACACTGAAAAAACCACATTATTGAAACATAAGTTAAATACCCACCTCTAA